One Methanocaldococcus infernus ME DNA segment encodes these proteins:
- a CDS encoding selenouridine synthase SelU-like subunit: MDEEILARLLTFNKDVYLCIFLKDGRKMIANSEKILAGKVGGEIVRKVIDTIKKMEEEGKEIFLLEDEKIYIEKINIKKFLSSITIPDDTITIDEALKKKDAIFIDVRSPREFKEKTIPGAINIPLFLDEEHALIGKVYKNEGKEKAMELAIDIVSKSLVRILNEVKKLDRNKEIIVFCARGGMRSRTVALILSLLGFKKVKRLIGGFKSYRHVEK; this comes from the coding sequence ATGGATGAGGAAATCTTAGCAAGGCTACTAACATTTAATAAAGATGTCTATCTATGTATTTTCTTAAAAGATGGAAGAAAGATGATAGCTAACTCTGAAAAAATCTTAGCTGGGAAAGTTGGAGGAGAGATAGTTAGGAAAGTAATAGATACAATAAAAAAGATGGAGGAAGAAGGAAAGGAAATTTTCTTACTTGAAGATGAGAAAATTTACATTGAGAAAATAAATATAAAGAAATTTTTAAGCTCTATAACTATTCCTGATGACACAATAACCATAGATGAGGCTTTAAAAAAGAAAGATGCTATTTTTATTGATGTTAGATCTCCAAGGGAGTTTAAGGAAAAAACAATTCCAGGAGCTATTAACATCCCTCTATTCTTGGATGAGGAGCATGCTTTAATAGGAAAGGTTTATAAGAATGAGGGAAAAGAGAAGGCTATGGAGTTGGCTATAGATATAGTTAGTAAGAGCTTGGTTAGAATACTCAATGAAGTTAAAAAATTAGATAGAAATAAAGAAATAATAGTTTTCTGTGCAAGGGGAGGGATGAGAAGTAGAACAGTGGCTTTAATATTAAGCCTCTTAGGCTTTAAGAAGGTTAAAAGGTTAATTGGAGGATTTAAAAGTTATAGGCATGTGGAAAAATGA
- a CDS encoding selenouridine synthase SelU-like subunit translates to MIIFGLFGKTGCGKTEILRELKKKHPVIDIEEIAGTRGSILGDLYDLKMRTQEEFDRIIEKEIKKAGKYGYVVVEYEGRKIGGDYRIKIPELLANIKNYDYKILIDCPYECQIKRLVNIYKPRNEREKEMLINKLFILRRDFKKPDMIDMLDEAISLIKNDQYFEAAKLLEEKLYRVHYMRNIKNIKPDLVVYNEDVKKSAEIIDKFIKEKLWMRKS, encoded by the coding sequence ATGATAATCTTTGGACTGTTTGGAAAAACAGGATGTGGGAAAACTGAAATTTTAAGGGAGTTAAAAAAGAAACATCCAGTTATTGACATAGAGGAGATAGCTGGGACAAGGGGAAGTATATTAGGAGACCTCTATGACTTAAAGATGAGAACACAGGAAGAGTTTGATAGGATTATAGAGAAAGAGATAAAGAAAGCTGGAAAATATGGTTATGTTGTTGTTGAGTATGAAGGAAGAAAAATAGGGGGAGATTATAGAATAAAGATTCCTGAGCTTCTTGCTAATATAAAAAATTATGACTATAAAATTTTAATAGACTGTCCTTATGAATGCCAAATAAAGAGGTTGGTTAATATTTACAAGCCAAGAAATGAGAGAGAGAAGGAAATGCTAATCAATAAATTATTCATTTTAAGAAGAGACTTTAAAAAGCCAGATATGATTGATATGTTAGATGAAGCCATCAGCTTAATTAAAAATGACCAATACTTTGAAGCTGCTAAGCTGTTGGAAGAGAAGCTGTATAGAGTTCATTATATGAGAAATATCAAGAATATTAAGCCTGATTTGGTTGTTTATAATGAAGATGTTAAAAAATCTGCTGAAATCATAGACAAGTTTATCAAGGAAAAACTATGGATGAGGAAATCTTAG